A window of Hippoglossus stenolepis isolate QCI-W04-F060 chromosome 18, HSTE1.2, whole genome shotgun sequence contains these coding sequences:
- the enc1 gene encoding ectoderm-neural cortex protein 1 isoform X2: protein MKMSVCVHENRKSRASTGSMNIYLFHKSSYADSVLMHLNSLRQQRLFTDVLLHAGSRSFPCHRAVLAACSRYFEAMFSGGLRESQASEVNFHDSIHPEVLELLLDYAYSSRVVINEENAESLLEAGDMLEFQDIRDACAEFLERNLHPTNCLGMLILSDAHQCTKLSELSWGMCLSNFPAICKTEDFLQLPKDMVVQLLSHEELETEDERLVYEAALNWINYDVEKRHCYLPELLRTVRLALLPAIFLMENVSTEELINAQAKSKELVDEAIRCKLKILQNDGVVNSPCARPRKTSHALFLLGGQTFMCDKLYLVDQKAKEIIPKADIPSPRKEFSACAIGCKVYITGGRGSENGVSKDVWVYDTVQEEWSKAAPMLIARFGHGSAELKHCLYVVGGHTAATGCLPASPSVSLKQVEQFDPVANKWTMVAPLREGVSNAAVVSVKLKLFAFGGTSVTHDKLPKVQCYDPQENRWTVPASCPQPWRYTAAAVLGNQIFVMGGDTEFSACSAYKFSSDTYQWTKVGDVTAKRMSCQAVASGNKLYVVGGYFGTQRCKTLDCYDPTLDAWNSITTVPYSLIPTAFVSTWKHLPA, encoded by the coding sequence ATGAAAATGTCCGTGTGCGTCCATGAGAACCGGAAATCCAGAGCCAGCACTGGCTCTATGAACATCTACCTGTTCCACAAGTCTTCCTATGCCGACAGTGTCCTCATGCACCTCAACTCATTGCGGCAGCAAAGGCTTTTCACGGACGTCCTGCTTCATGCCGGCAGCCGCTCCTTTCCCTGCCATCGTGCAGTGCTGGCTGCCTGCAGCCGCTACTTTGAGGCCATGTTCAGTGGTGGGCTGAGGGAGAGCCAGGCCAGCGAAGTCAACTTCCATGACTCCATCCACCCGGAGGTTTTAGAACTTCTGCTGGATTATGCATACTCGTCACGTGTAGTCATCAACGAGGAGAACGCAGAGTCACTTCTGGAAGCAGGGGACATGTTGGAATTTCAGGACATCCGAGATGCCTGTGCTGAATTCCTAGAGAGAAACCTTCATCCGACTAACTGTCTTGGCATGTTGATACTCTCTGATGCCCACCAGTGTACCAAGCTGTCAGAGCTCTCCTGGGGCATGTGCCTCAGCAACTTCCCAGCTATTTGCAAGACAGAGGACTTCCTCCAATTGCCCAAAGATATGGTGGTGCAACTTTTGTCACACGAGGAGCTAGAGACAGAAGATGAGAGACTTGTTTATGAAGCTGCTCTTAACTGGATCAACTATGATGTGGAAAAGAGACACTGCTACCTACCGGAGCTTCTGAGAACGGTCCGCCTCGCCCTGCTGCCTGCCATCTTTCTGATGGAGAATGTCTCTACAGAAGAGTTGATCAACGCCCAGGCCAAGAGCAAGGAACTGGTGGATGAAGCGATCCGCTGTAAGCTGAAAATCCTGCAGAATGATGGTGTTGTAAACAGCCCCTGTGCTCGACCAAGAAAAACCAGCCATGCTCTCTTTCTACTTGGAGGGCAGACTTTCATGTGTGACAAGTTGTACCTGGTAGACCAGAAGGCCAAAGAGATCATCCCCAAAGCTGACATCCCCAGCCCCAGGAAGGAGTTCAGTGCCTGCGCCATCGGCTGTAAGGTGTACATCACTGGTGGGAGAGGCTCAGAGAATGGTGTGTCTAAAGATGTATGGGTCTACGACACTGTCCAAGAGGAGTGGTCCAAAGCAGCTCCAATGCTCATCGCTAGGTTTGGCCATGGTTCTGCAGAGTTAAAACATTGCCTCTATGTAGTAGGAGGCCACACTGCAGCAACTGGCTGCCTCCCGGCTTCTCCATCCGTGTCACTCAAACAGGTGGAGCAATTCGACCCAGTGGCGAACAAGTGGACCATGGTGGCTCCCCTGAGAGAAGGCGTGAGCAATGCAGCAGTAGTCAGCGTCAAACTCAAGCTGTTTGCCTTCGGAGGAACCAGCGTCACCCACGACAAGCTGCCCAAGGTGCAGTGCTACGATCCGCAGGAGAATCGATGGACTGTGCCCGCATCTTGCCCGCAACCCTGGCGCTACACAGCTGCCGCCGTGCTAGGAAATCAGATCTTCGTCATGGGTGGGGATACAGAGTTTTCAGCATGCTCGGCTTATAAGTTCAGCAGCGACACCTACCAGTGGACTAAAGTGGGCGATGTCACAGCCAAGCGGATGAGCTGCCAGGCTGTAGCATCGGGGAACAAACTCTATGTGGTGGGTGGGTACTTTGGCACACAACGGTGTAAAACTCTGGACTGCTATGACCCCACACTGGATGCTTGGAACAGCATCACCACTGTGCCGTACTCGCTCATCCCCACTGCTTTCGTCAGCACCTGGAAACATCTGCCTGCTTGA
- the enc1 gene encoding ectoderm-neural cortex protein 1 isoform X1, whose amino-acid sequence MSGDSMKMSVCVHENRKSRASTGSMNIYLFHKSSYADSVLMHLNSLRQQRLFTDVLLHAGSRSFPCHRAVLAACSRYFEAMFSGGLRESQASEVNFHDSIHPEVLELLLDYAYSSRVVINEENAESLLEAGDMLEFQDIRDACAEFLERNLHPTNCLGMLILSDAHQCTKLSELSWGMCLSNFPAICKTEDFLQLPKDMVVQLLSHEELETEDERLVYEAALNWINYDVEKRHCYLPELLRTVRLALLPAIFLMENVSTEELINAQAKSKELVDEAIRCKLKILQNDGVVNSPCARPRKTSHALFLLGGQTFMCDKLYLVDQKAKEIIPKADIPSPRKEFSACAIGCKVYITGGRGSENGVSKDVWVYDTVQEEWSKAAPMLIARFGHGSAELKHCLYVVGGHTAATGCLPASPSVSLKQVEQFDPVANKWTMVAPLREGVSNAAVVSVKLKLFAFGGTSVTHDKLPKVQCYDPQENRWTVPASCPQPWRYTAAAVLGNQIFVMGGDTEFSACSAYKFSSDTYQWTKVGDVTAKRMSCQAVASGNKLYVVGGYFGTQRCKTLDCYDPTLDAWNSITTVPYSLIPTAFVSTWKHLPA is encoded by the exons ATGTCAGGG GATTCAATGAAAATGTCCGTGTGCGTCCATGAGAACCGGAAATCCAGAGCCAGCACTGGCTCTATGAACATCTACCTGTTCCACAAGTCTTCCTATGCCGACAGTGTCCTCATGCACCTCAACTCATTGCGGCAGCAAAGGCTTTTCACGGACGTCCTGCTTCATGCCGGCAGCCGCTCCTTTCCCTGCCATCGTGCAGTGCTGGCTGCCTGCAGCCGCTACTTTGAGGCCATGTTCAGTGGTGGGCTGAGGGAGAGCCAGGCCAGCGAAGTCAACTTCCATGACTCCATCCACCCGGAGGTTTTAGAACTTCTGCTGGATTATGCATACTCGTCACGTGTAGTCATCAACGAGGAGAACGCAGAGTCACTTCTGGAAGCAGGGGACATGTTGGAATTTCAGGACATCCGAGATGCCTGTGCTGAATTCCTAGAGAGAAACCTTCATCCGACTAACTGTCTTGGCATGTTGATACTCTCTGATGCCCACCAGTGTACCAAGCTGTCAGAGCTCTCCTGGGGCATGTGCCTCAGCAACTTCCCAGCTATTTGCAAGACAGAGGACTTCCTCCAATTGCCCAAAGATATGGTGGTGCAACTTTTGTCACACGAGGAGCTAGAGACAGAAGATGAGAGACTTGTTTATGAAGCTGCTCTTAACTGGATCAACTATGATGTGGAAAAGAGACACTGCTACCTACCGGAGCTTCTGAGAACGGTCCGCCTCGCCCTGCTGCCTGCCATCTTTCTGATGGAGAATGTCTCTACAGAAGAGTTGATCAACGCCCAGGCCAAGAGCAAGGAACTGGTGGATGAAGCGATCCGCTGTAAGCTGAAAATCCTGCAGAATGATGGTGTTGTAAACAGCCCCTGTGCTCGACCAAGAAAAACCAGCCATGCTCTCTTTCTACTTGGAGGGCAGACTTTCATGTGTGACAAGTTGTACCTGGTAGACCAGAAGGCCAAAGAGATCATCCCCAAAGCTGACATCCCCAGCCCCAGGAAGGAGTTCAGTGCCTGCGCCATCGGCTGTAAGGTGTACATCACTGGTGGGAGAGGCTCAGAGAATGGTGTGTCTAAAGATGTATGGGTCTACGACACTGTCCAAGAGGAGTGGTCCAAAGCAGCTCCAATGCTCATCGCTAGGTTTGGCCATGGTTCTGCAGAGTTAAAACATTGCCTCTATGTAGTAGGAGGCCACACTGCAGCAACTGGCTGCCTCCCGGCTTCTCCATCCGTGTCACTCAAACAGGTGGAGCAATTCGACCCAGTGGCGAACAAGTGGACCATGGTGGCTCCCCTGAGAGAAGGCGTGAGCAATGCAGCAGTAGTCAGCGTCAAACTCAAGCTGTTTGCCTTCGGAGGAACCAGCGTCACCCACGACAAGCTGCCCAAGGTGCAGTGCTACGATCCGCAGGAGAATCGATGGACTGTGCCCGCATCTTGCCCGCAACCCTGGCGCTACACAGCTGCCGCCGTGCTAGGAAATCAGATCTTCGTCATGGGTGGGGATACAGAGTTTTCAGCATGCTCGGCTTATAAGTTCAGCAGCGACACCTACCAGTGGACTAAAGTGGGCGATGTCACAGCCAAGCGGATGAGCTGCCAGGCTGTAGCATCGGGGAACAAACTCTATGTGGTGGGTGGGTACTTTGGCACACAACGGTGTAAAACTCTGGACTGCTATGACCCCACACTGGATGCTTGGAACAGCATCACCACTGTGCCGTACTCGCTCATCCCCACTGCTTTCGTCAGCACCTGGAAACATCTGCCTGCTTGA